From the genome of Mesorhizobium japonicum MAFF 303099, one region includes:
- a CDS encoding ATP-binding protein, which yields MTGEATSRDMQGFRQGAAMAAVRVVRRLREAGDWQREMVGILETLCRAIECQRGILFRLRELPGQGFAQSVAAYWIDPDFGGELASPTVIVQSIVNSDPLLERVAEDERQGKIFAGHTRNLEGFLRTDFEKQNIKSFLSVSVFAHGHLWGTLAVNDCVDEREWTDEEEATLHIIALAIGDAIEHSPSDAHASEVIRRTMLQASLDAIIVIDEAGSIIEFNPAAEKMFGFQRSDILGKDLLDTVVPEYYRKGYSSGADYMSGRGAPMVGQRLETVTQNAAGEVFPIELTATEMRVADRRLIFGSIRDLRDRLRAEEEINRQREKLHQNEKMAAMGSLLAGVSHELNNPLAVVVAQSTLLHEFASDPQTKVRAEKVRAAAERCGRIVKSFLSMVRLHPAAQAETDLNQVIRAALEVTAYGARSSGIIIDTDFAPGPLLAMADADHVTQVAANFLINSQHALAGIAGDRLIKVRTFRSDRDNPCFSVEDNGPGIPEAIRNRIFESYFTTKPVGVGTGIGLSISKSIIERHNGNVWFEEVEPRGARFVVQLPPISTGIAAAGESQPRSSGLRHALIIDDEPDVAGSLSDILELMGIKSRIAPVWESGAATLSGHIPPDIVFSDLRMPGTSGMAIYRELLAERPELARRFVLVTGDLIGAKAEIEALPAQQRPQILEKPFSTLDVRSVLSSIAEQAALKG from the coding sequence ATGACGGGCGAAGCAACAAGCAGGGATATGCAGGGTTTCAGGCAGGGCGCGGCGATGGCGGCCGTGCGCGTCGTTCGCCGGCTGCGCGAGGCCGGCGACTGGCAGCGCGAGATGGTCGGCATACTGGAAACCCTTTGCCGGGCCATCGAATGCCAGCGCGGCATCCTGTTCCGCTTGCGCGAACTGCCGGGCCAGGGTTTTGCCCAGTCGGTTGCCGCCTACTGGATCGATCCCGACTTTGGCGGCGAACTGGCCTCGCCGACCGTCATTGTGCAGTCGATCGTCAATTCGGATCCGCTGCTGGAGCGCGTCGCCGAGGACGAACGGCAGGGCAAGATCTTTGCCGGGCATACGCGCAATCTCGAAGGGTTCCTGAGAACCGATTTCGAAAAGCAGAACATCAAGTCGTTCCTGTCGGTGTCGGTCTTCGCCCATGGCCATCTGTGGGGCACGCTCGCCGTCAATGACTGCGTCGACGAGCGCGAATGGACCGACGAGGAAGAGGCGACGCTGCACATCATCGCGCTCGCCATCGGCGACGCCATCGAACACTCGCCCTCCGACGCCCATGCCAGCGAAGTGATCCGCCGCACCATGCTGCAGGCTTCCCTCGACGCCATCATCGTCATCGACGAGGCCGGATCGATCATCGAATTCAATCCTGCCGCCGAAAAGATGTTCGGCTTCCAGCGCAGCGATATCCTCGGCAAGGACCTGCTCGACACCGTCGTGCCGGAATACTACCGCAAGGGCTATTCCTCGGGCGCCGACTACATGTCGGGCCGCGGTGCGCCGATGGTCGGCCAAAGGCTCGAGACCGTGACGCAGAATGCCGCCGGCGAGGTGTTTCCGATCGAGCTGACGGCGACCGAGATGCGCGTCGCCGACCGCCGCCTGATCTTCGGCTCGATCCGCGACCTGCGCGACAGGCTGCGCGCAGAGGAAGAGATCAACCGGCAGCGCGAGAAGCTGCACCAGAACGAGAAGATGGCGGCGATGGGCTCGCTGCTTGCCGGCGTTTCGCACGAGCTCAACAACCCGCTGGCGGTGGTGGTCGCGCAATCGACGCTGCTGCACGAATTCGCCTCCGACCCGCAGACCAAGGTCCGCGCCGAGAAGGTGCGTGCCGCGGCCGAGCGTTGCGGCCGCATCGTCAAGAGCTTCCTGTCGATGGTCCGGCTTCATCCCGCGGCCCAGGCCGAGACCGATCTCAACCAGGTGATCCGCGCTGCCCTTGAGGTGACCGCCTATGGCGCACGCTCGAGCGGCATCATCATCGACACCGATTTCGCGCCCGGTCCGCTGCTGGCCATGGCGGACGCCGACCACGTGACGCAGGTGGCGGCCAATTTCCTCATCAACAGCCAGCACGCGCTGGCAGGCATTGCCGGCGACCGGCTGATCAAGGTGCGGACCTTCCGCAGCGATCGCGACAATCCCTGCTTCTCGGTCGAGGACAACGGGCCTGGCATTCCCGAAGCGATCCGCAACCGCATCTTCGAATCCTACTTCACCACCAAGCCGGTTGGTGTGGGCACCGGCATCGGCCTGTCGATCTCGAAATCGATCATCGAGCGGCACAATGGCAATGTCTGGTTCGAGGAAGTGGAGCCCCGAGGCGCGCGTTTCGTTGTCCAGTTGCCGCCCATTTCGACGGGCATCGCCGCTGCCGGCGAAAGCCAGCCACGCTCGAGCGGCCTGCGTCATGCCTTGATCATCGACGACGAGCCTGATGTCGCGGGCTCCTTGTCCGACATTCTCGAATTGATGGGCATCAAGTCGCGCATCGCGCCGGTGTGGGAATCGGGCGCCGCCACCTTGAGCGGCCACATACCGCCCGACATCGTCTTTTCGGACCTGCGCATGCCCGGCACATCAGGCATGGCCATCTACCGCGAGCTGCTTGCCGAGCGGCCCGAACTGGCACGGCGTTTCGTGCTGGTCACCGGCGATCTCATCGGCGCCAAGGCGGAAATCGAAGCCTTGCCGGCGCAGCAGCGGCCGCAGATCCTGGAAAAGCCGTTCAGCACGCTGGACGTGCGCAGCGTGCTTTCATCCATTGCTGAGCAGGCCGCGTTGAAGGGCTAG
- a CDS encoding response regulator, producing the protein MFIPNLLSTESGSESIVRARIVIVEDEPDLRDAVAEYLGAAGYDVATAETAAAARSLIETQAFHLAILDIAMPGEDGLSLGRWLRSRMPIGIIYATAAGTALDRIVGLELGADDYIVKPYELREVLARVRSVLRRVPQPTELLDRKTRTDRRSVTFGPFQADLDGRLVTGANGTVIDMAKSEFDVLEVFLTRANRLLTRAAISEAIGFTEDPESSRAVDIRIMRLRKKIEADPANPKFLRTVRGEGYIFSLPTGDSN; encoded by the coding sequence ATGTTTATACCCAATCTACTTTCCACTGAAAGTGGGAGCGAGAGCATCGTGCGGGCAAGAATAGTGATCGTCGAGGACGAGCCCGACCTGAGGGACGCGGTTGCCGAATATCTCGGCGCCGCCGGCTATGATGTGGCGACCGCCGAAACGGCCGCCGCCGCGCGCAGCCTGATCGAGACCCAAGCCTTCCATCTGGCCATTCTCGACATCGCCATGCCCGGCGAGGACGGGCTGTCGCTCGGCCGCTGGCTGCGCTCGAGAATGCCGATCGGCATCATCTACGCGACCGCCGCCGGCACGGCGCTCGACCGCATCGTCGGGCTGGAGCTCGGAGCCGACGACTATATCGTCAAGCCATACGAACTGCGCGAAGTGCTGGCGAGGGTGCGCAGCGTGCTGCGGCGCGTTCCGCAGCCGACCGAACTGCTCGACAGGAAGACCAGGACGGACCGCCGTTCCGTCACCTTCGGCCCGTTCCAGGCCGATCTCGACGGCAGGCTGGTCACCGGCGCCAACGGCACCGTGATCGACATGGCCAAGAGCGAATTCGACGTGCTGGAGGTTTTCCTGACCCGCGCCAACCGGCTGCTGACCCGCGCCGCGATCTCGGAGGCGATCGGCTTCACCGAGGATCCGGAATCGTCGCGCGCCGTCGACATCCGCATCATGCGCCTGCGCAAGAAAATCGAGGCCGATCCGGCCAACCCGAAATTCCTGCGCACGGTGCGCGGCGAAGGCTATATCTTCTCGCTGCCGACCGGCGACAGCAACTGA
- a CDS encoding efflux RND transporter permease subunit, whose amino-acid sequence MSFSDLFIRRPVLSTVLGCLILLLGFQGIFNLSIRQYPKVDETAITITTAYPGASADLIQGFISAPIARAVASTENIDYVTSSSRPSSSTVTVQMKLGSNPDVALTEVLSKVQGVRGTLPDASKDPVIVKGTGQQFAMMYISMQNPNMTKEQLTEYIERVIRPRMSTVEGVADVQIFGAQEYSMRVWIDPIRLAARGVTAAEVLTAINNSNFLSAPGNTQNEYVVSSISVRSTLQTPEAFAELPLRSTDGNVVRLRDVARVELGAANTDTRVSFNGKPGTFLAIFPTPAANPLTTAAALTKLVPQIQETLPKGMTIEVVYDATGQISASIEEVFKTIGEAVAIVVVVILLFLGSFRSVMMPIITIPLSLIGVCFLLFAVGYSINLLSLLAMVLAIGLVVDDAIVVVENIHRHMEEDHMTPMQAAFSGMREIASAIVAMTMTLAAVFAPLAFTGGLTGALFREFAVTLAGSVVLSGVIAVTITPMMSARLLKAGTPGRFQRIVDGIFARVEHVYERAVTGSLNYRPLTLIIVLALVGVTGFMFTKTSSELAPEEDQGFLLSLVTAPTYATSDYTETYVNQMLGLVRDIPETRAQFSAVAFGGTTNSAFVGFAFKDWAERKRNSKELQADITARLAKVAGVQAFVFAPPTLPGSGGGLPIALVVRSTGDSAEVYKAAEQIKNKAQASGRFIVVQNSMSYDSPQVTVTIDRDRAAALNLPIADIGRTLTLLVGGAEVAQFDRDSNSYDIIPQVPQQFRDNPERLGEYFVRSVTGEMVPLSAVVNISNNASPAAIEQFNQLNSSTISALPLPGVTTGDGLKVLEDIARESLPDTFFIDYSGQSRQEKEQGNTILIAFAAAVIVIYLVLAAQFESFRDPLIIMMAVPLSIFGAIVPLNLGLGTLNIYTQVGLITLIGLITKHGILLVEFANQQREAHGMRRRDAIIASAKVRLRPILMTTAAMALGVVPLITSSGAGAAARYSMGLVIFTGILVGTMFTLFVVPMFYTFIASKDLPHLAEKPDPRLMPALPD is encoded by the coding sequence ATGAGCTTCTCCGATCTCTTCATTCGCCGGCCCGTCCTGTCGACGGTCCTTGGCTGCCTGATCCTGCTCCTGGGTTTCCAGGGCATCTTCAACCTGTCGATCCGGCAGTATCCGAAGGTTGACGAAACCGCGATCACCATCACGACGGCCTATCCAGGCGCCAGCGCCGACCTGATCCAGGGCTTCATTTCCGCCCCGATCGCGCGCGCCGTCGCCTCGACCGAGAACATCGACTACGTCACCTCGTCCAGCCGTCCGTCCTCCAGCACCGTGACGGTGCAGATGAAGCTTGGCTCCAACCCCGACGTGGCGCTGACCGAAGTGCTGTCCAAGGTCCAGGGCGTGCGCGGCACCTTGCCGGACGCCTCCAAGGATCCGGTCATCGTCAAGGGCACCGGCCAGCAGTTCGCGATGATGTACATCTCGATGCAGAATCCGAACATGACGAAGGAGCAGCTGACCGAATATATCGAGCGCGTCATCCGGCCCCGCATGTCGACGGTCGAAGGTGTCGCCGACGTGCAGATCTTCGGCGCCCAGGAATACTCGATGCGCGTCTGGATAGATCCGATCAGGCTTGCAGCGCGCGGCGTGACGGCGGCGGAAGTGCTGACGGCGATCAACAATTCCAACTTCCTGTCGGCGCCCGGCAATACCCAGAACGAATATGTCGTCTCGTCGATCAGCGTGCGCTCGACGCTGCAGACACCGGAAGCCTTCGCCGAACTGCCCCTGCGCTCGACCGACGGCAATGTGGTGCGGCTGCGCGACGTCGCCCGCGTCGAACTCGGCGCCGCCAACACCGATACCAGGGTCAGCTTCAACGGCAAGCCTGGTACCTTCCTGGCCATCTTCCCGACCCCGGCAGCCAACCCGCTGACTACGGCGGCAGCGCTCACCAAGCTTGTGCCGCAGATCCAGGAAACGCTGCCGAAAGGCATGACGATCGAGGTCGTCTACGACGCGACCGGGCAGATCAGCGCCTCGATCGAGGAGGTGTTCAAGACCATCGGCGAGGCGGTTGCCATCGTCGTCGTGGTCATCCTCCTGTTCCTTGGCTCGTTCCGTTCGGTGATGATGCCGATCATCACCATTCCGCTGTCGTTGATCGGCGTCTGCTTCCTGTTGTTTGCGGTGGGCTATTCGATCAACCTTCTGTCGCTGCTGGCCATGGTGCTGGCGATCGGTCTTGTGGTCGATGACGCCATCGTGGTGGTGGAGAACATCCACCGCCACATGGAAGAAGACCACATGACGCCCATGCAGGCCGCGTTCAGCGGTATGCGCGAAATCGCGTCGGCCATTGTCGCCATGACCATGACGCTGGCCGCCGTGTTCGCGCCGCTGGCCTTCACCGGCGGCCTGACCGGCGCGCTGTTCCGCGAATTCGCGGTGACGCTCGCCGGCTCGGTCGTGCTGTCGGGCGTCATCGCCGTCACCATCACCCCGATGATGTCGGCGCGCCTGTTGAAGGCCGGCACGCCAGGCCGTTTCCAGCGCATTGTCGACGGCATTTTCGCGCGGGTCGAGCACGTCTATGAGCGTGCCGTCACCGGTTCGCTGAACTATCGTCCTTTGACGCTGATCATCGTGCTGGCGCTCGTCGGCGTGACCGGCTTCATGTTCACCAAGACCTCGAGCGAGCTGGCGCCGGAAGAGGATCAGGGCTTCCTGCTCTCGCTCGTGACCGCACCGACCTATGCGACATCGGATTACACCGAAACCTATGTGAACCAGATGCTCGGCCTGGTGAGGGATATTCCGGAAACCCGGGCACAATTCTCGGCGGTCGCCTTCGGCGGCACGACGAACAGCGCCTTCGTCGGTTTTGCCTTCAAGGATTGGGCGGAGCGCAAGCGCAATTCCAAGGAACTGCAGGCCGACATCACGGCTCGTCTCGCCAAGGTGGCGGGCGTGCAGGCCTTCGTCTTCGCACCGCCGACGCTGCCGGGCTCCGGTGGCGGCCTGCCGATCGCCCTGGTGGTGCGCTCGACCGGCGATTCCGCGGAAGTGTACAAGGCGGCCGAGCAGATCAAGAACAAGGCCCAGGCCTCCGGCCGTTTCATCGTCGTGCAGAACTCGATGTCTTATGACTCGCCGCAAGTGACGGTGACCATCGACCGCGACCGCGCCGCCGCGCTCAACCTGCCGATCGCCGATATCGGCCGCACGCTGACGCTGCTGGTCGGCGGCGCCGAAGTGGCGCAGTTCGACCGCGACTCCAACAGCTACGACATCATCCCCCAGGTGCCGCAGCAGTTCCGCGACAACCCCGAAAGGCTCGGCGAGTATTTCGTGCGCAGCGTCACGGGCGAGATGGTACCGCTGTCGGCCGTGGTGAATATCTCCAACAATGCCTCGCCGGCGGCGATCGAACAGTTCAATCAGCTGAATTCGTCGACCATCTCGGCGCTGCCGCTGCCCGGCGTCACCACTGGCGACGGGTTGAAGGTCCTCGAGGATATCGCCAGGGAGAGCCTGCCCGACACCTTCTTCATCGACTATTCCGGCCAGTCCCGGCAGGAGAAGGAACAGGGCAACACCATCCTGATCGCTTTCGCAGCGGCCGTCATTGTCATCTACCTGGTGCTGGCGGCGCAGTTTGAAAGCTTCCGCGACCCGCTGATCATCATGATGGCGGTGCCGCTGTCGATCTTCGGCGCGATCGTGCCGCTCAATCTCGGCCTCGGCACGCTCAACATCTACACGCAGGTCGGTCTGATCACGCTGATCGGCCTGATCACCAAGCACGGCATCCTGCTGGTCGAATTCGCCAACCAGCAGCGCGAGGCGCATGGCATGCGGCGGCGCGACGCCATCATCGCCTCGGCCAAGGTGCGCCTGCGGCCGATCCTGATGACGACGGCGGCGATGGCGCTGGGCGTCGTACCGCTGATCACATCGAGCGGCGCCGGTGCGGCGGCCCGCTATTCGATGGGCCTGGTCATCTTCACCGGCATTCTCGTCGGCACCATGTTCACGCTCTTCGTCGTGCCCATGTTCTACACCTTCATCGCCAGCAAGGACCTGCCGCATCTTGCGGAAAAGCCGGATCCGAGGCTGATGCCGGCATTGCCAGACTGA
- a CDS encoding aromatic ring-hydroxylating oxygenase subunit alpha, which produces MNPHLRDVAIPNDWDRRGLPGWSYHSDALLELEKEHVFRNHWQIVGHVSDIPNAGDYLTMDVVGERALIVRGKDGVVRGFNNMCRHRGSRVVADSQGNCKNALVCPFHGWVYNLDGTLRGAARPRSFPDLDKTEFGLMQLDLEVWMGFIFIRFRNGGPQPSVAELMKPIEPEFAHYKAADMVPSWGIWTQKTPVNWKSVRDVDNEGYHVAMAHPALQDLYGATYFDEPFINGVSRSFATYNPHAGRRWSVKNYVKIAPEPTHLPDHLKKAWGYYGIFPNAVISVMPESVQFYQEFPLSTGETLLRGAIYRYRDESREQAAARYLSFRIDRDTMSEDVQLSVWSNESMLSEAFEGFYLSDLEYGVRTHHDHLRKMLPVLGLETAPEEKDMWNLNDALRSRS; this is translated from the coding sequence ATGAACCCGCACCTCCGTGACGTGGCGATCCCCAACGATTGGGACCGGCGGGGACTACCGGGCTGGAGTTACCATTCCGATGCCCTTCTCGAGCTCGAGAAGGAGCATGTCTTTCGCAACCACTGGCAGATCGTCGGCCATGTCTCCGACATCCCGAACGCCGGCGATTATCTGACCATGGATGTGGTCGGCGAACGCGCTTTGATCGTGCGCGGCAAGGACGGCGTCGTGCGCGGTTTCAACAATATGTGCCGCCACCGCGGCAGCCGTGTCGTCGCCGACAGCCAGGGCAATTGCAAGAACGCGCTGGTGTGCCCGTTCCATGGCTGGGTCTACAATCTCGACGGCACGCTGCGCGGCGCCGCGCGCCCGCGCTCCTTCCCCGATCTCGACAAGACCGAGTTCGGCCTGATGCAGCTCGATCTCGAAGTCTGGATGGGCTTCATCTTCATCCGTTTCCGCAATGGCGGGCCGCAGCCTTCGGTCGCCGAGCTGATGAAGCCGATCGAGCCCGAATTCGCGCATTACAAGGCCGCCGACATGGTGCCGTCCTGGGGCATCTGGACCCAGAAGACACCGGTCAACTGGAAGTCGGTGCGCGATGTCGACAATGAGGGCTATCACGTCGCCATGGCGCATCCTGCCCTGCAGGACCTTTATGGCGCGACCTATTTCGACGAGCCCTTCATCAACGGCGTGTCGCGCTCCTTTGCCACCTACAACCCGCATGCCGGCCGCCGCTGGAGCGTCAAGAACTACGTCAAGATCGCGCCAGAGCCGACGCATCTGCCGGACCATCTGAAGAAGGCCTGGGGCTATTACGGCATCTTCCCCAACGCGGTCATTTCGGTGATGCCGGAATCGGTGCAGTTCTATCAGGAGTTTCCGCTGTCGACGGGCGAGACCCTGCTGCGCGGCGCCATCTACCGTTACCGCGACGAAAGCCGCGAACAGGCCGCCGCCCGCTACCTCTCCTTCCGCATCGACCGCGACACCATGTCGGAAGATGTCCAGCTGTCGGTGTGGTCGAACGAATCCATGCTGTCAGAAGCCTTCGAGGGTTTTTACCTCTCCGACCTCGAATATGGCGTGCGCACCCATCACGACCATCTGCGCAAGATGCTGCCCGTGCTGGGCCTTGAGACGGCGCCGGAGGAGAAGGACATGTGGAATTTGAACGACGCGCTGAGGTCGCGGTCGTAG
- a CDS encoding response regulator transcription factor, producing MAARAVIALVSVADVVATELADHLERRGHDVRQARQPWEAESLLAGGGIDVVVVGDSLSQAEGRDLLRRYGGQGEGGRDGPDFILICRPSDLVDKVLALELGAADVVESPLNVRELAARVGGLLSRRGRGTQELIVLENATVDLRSAIVMHRSGTEEQLSPGQVALLRLFLASPRKVLTRDDIIAAAPAENADAFDRSIDSRIVRLRRKLDTETITTIRGAGYRFDPPRQFTD from the coding sequence ATGGCTGCACGAGCCGTCATTGCGCTTGTTTCCGTCGCCGACGTGGTCGCGACCGAACTTGCCGACCATCTCGAGCGGCGTGGCCATGATGTGCGCCAGGCGCGGCAGCCCTGGGAGGCGGAATCGCTGCTGGCGGGCGGAGGCATTGATGTCGTTGTCGTCGGTGACAGTCTCAGCCAGGCGGAAGGGCGGGATCTGCTCAGGCGTTATGGCGGCCAGGGCGAGGGCGGCCGGGACGGCCCTGATTTCATCCTGATCTGCCGGCCGTCCGATCTCGTCGACAAGGTTCTGGCGCTCGAACTGGGTGCGGCCGACGTCGTCGAAAGCCCGCTCAATGTCAGGGAGCTTGCCGCCAGGGTCGGCGGCCTGCTGTCGCGTCGTGGCAGGGGCACGCAGGAACTGATCGTGCTGGAGAACGCGACCGTCGATTTGAGATCGGCCATCGTCATGCACCGGTCCGGTACCGAGGAACAGCTTTCGCCCGGCCAGGTGGCGCTGCTCAGGCTGTTCCTGGCGAGCCCCCGCAAGGTGCTGACGCGTGACGACATCATCGCCGCGGCACCGGCCGAGAATGCCGACGCCTTCGATCGTTCGATCGATTCGCGCATCGTGCGGCTGCGCCGCAAGCTCGACACAGAGACCATCACCACCATACGTGGCGCGGGCTACCGGTTCGATCCGCCACGGCAATTCACCGACTGA
- a CDS encoding L,D-transpeptidase gives MHTTISAKLINIAAAAFTGAALLFGVNAAHAANKIVARVSLSQQIMEVSVDGRPTFAWKVSTGDRAHVTPTGSFKPTRMHEMWYSKKYDNAPMPHSVFFSGGYAVHATYAIKRLGQPASHGCVRLHPDNAADFYQLVETFGPANTSIVIVK, from the coding sequence ATGCACACCACCATTTCCGCCAAGCTCATCAACATCGCCGCCGCTGCGTTCACGGGTGCAGCGCTTCTGTTCGGCGTCAACGCAGCCCATGCCGCCAACAAGATCGTGGCGCGGGTCTCGCTTTCGCAGCAGATCATGGAGGTCTCGGTCGATGGACGGCCGACCTTCGCCTGGAAGGTTTCCACCGGCGACAGGGCGCATGTGACGCCGACCGGCTCGTTCAAGCCAACGCGCATGCATGAGATGTGGTATTCGAAGAAGTACGACAACGCGCCGATGCCGCACTCCGTGTTCTTCAGCGGCGGCTACGCGGTGCACGCCACCTATGCCATCAAGCGCCTCGGCCAGCCGGCCTCGCATGGCTGCGTGCGGCTGCACCCGGACAATGCCGCCGATTTCTATCAGCTTGTCGAGACCTTCGGGCCGGCCAACACCAGCATCGTCATCGTCAAGTAG